The proteins below are encoded in one region of Helianthus annuus cultivar XRQ/B chromosome 2, HanXRQr2.0-SUNRISE, whole genome shotgun sequence:
- the LOC118488004 gene encoding LOB domain-containing protein 13-like translates to MAEPNNEHGSLNAPMKGGRKRAGRSSDSPNGAPCGACKLLRKRCVNGCIFAPYFGPEQGTALFAAVHKIFGASNVSKLLVQLPLHHRYSAVKTLTYEAQARLADPVSGCVSVVANLITQVVYLHMELAKAKKLIAEKRMVAQGPPPQPEQLNHHELPPSHHLDWQPVYPNGSMAQKLLVERLLAATTPQGPPPQPEQLNHLELPPSCHPDWQPVYPNGSMAQKLLAERLVAANTPQGPPLQPEQLNHVELPPVQHPDWQPVYPNGSMAQKLLAERLMADNIPKGPPLQPEQLNYVELPPSHHPDWQPVYPNGSSASNNNMINMNMFDSNMHNPANDHQYAASSQPSFDPLMYTGPYFENDDDVMEDIGDLLAFADQF, encoded by the exons ATGGCAGAGCCAAACAATGAACACGGTTCATTGAACGCTCCGATGAAGGGTGGCAGAAAGCGAGCCGGCAGGTCAAGTGACTCGCCTAATGGTGCCCCTTGTGGAGCCTGTAAGTTATTGAGGAAGAGGTGTGTTAATGGGTGCATCTTTGCACCCTACTTTGGGCCCGAACAAGGGACCGCACTGTTCGCAGCGGTCCACAAGATATTCGGGGCCAGCAACGTGTCAAAGCTGTTGGTGCAACTTCCGCTACACCACCGCTACAGTGCTGTTAAGACCTTGACGTATGAAGCTCAGGCTAGGTTGGCTGACCCTGTTAGCGGCTGTGTATCTGTGGTCGCGAATTTGATTACACAG GTTGTATATTTGCACATGGAACTAGCAAAGGCGAAGAAGCTAATAGCCGAGAAACGCATGGTGGCGCAGGGTCCACCACCGCAGCCAGAACAGTTGAACCACCATGAATTGCCGCCAAGTCACCACCTTGATTGGCAGCCAGTGTATCCAAATGGTTCAATGGCGCAGAAGCTACTAGTCGAGCGACTCCTGGCGGCCACCACACCCCAGGGTCCTCCACCACAGCCAGAACAGTTGAACCACCTTGAATTGCCGCCAAGTTGCCACCCTGATTGGCAGCCAGTGTATCCAAATGGTTCAATGGCGCAGAAGCTACTAGCCGAGCGACTCGTGGCGGCCAACACACCCCAGGGTCCTCCACTGCAGCCAGAACAGTTGAACCACGTTGAATTGCCGCCAGTTCAACACCCTGATTGGCAGCCAGTGTATCCAAATGGTTCAATGGCGCAGAAGCTACTAGCCGAGCGTCTCATGGCGGACAACATACCCAAGGGTCCACCACTGCAGCCAGAACAGTTGAACTATGTTGAATTGCCGCCAAGTCACCACCCTGATTGGCAGCCAGTGTATCCAAATGGTTCATCTGCTTCAAacaacaacatgatcaacatgaACATGTTTGACTCAAACATGCATAATCCTGCAAATGACCATCAGTACGCTGCTTCTTCACAGCCGAGTTTCGATCCCCTGATGTATACTGGACCTTATTTCGAAAATGATGATGACGTTATGGAAGACATCGGGGACCTGCTTGCGTTTGCTGATCAGTTTTAA